Proteins from one Brockia lithotrophica genomic window:
- a CDS encoding module of ECF transporter: MNGSTAFPFGRTLPEETPLHRVPAVWKLLFSFLASAAALRARTPFGFLLLACAAFLLSRSARLSPLFLARSLLSAGMWIGVFAVFSAWGAWGQGISAAVAAASAVGFRLLFVFWLTLLYTLTTSATEQVAAFVRLLHPLKRLGVPVDAVAFALSLVLTLFPFFLEEGERLRLALEARGLTFGKRPVERLRRLGLFFSAWFRHVFLRAEETAVALALRGFSGEVPVPMWEEKGETHVRPLLFPALCVLAAWVMG, encoded by the coding sequence ATGAACGGAAGCACCGCGTTTCCCTTCGGGCGCACCCTTCCGGAGGAGACGCCCTTGCACCGGGTGCCGGCCGTCTGGAAGCTCCTCTTTTCCTTCCTCGCTTCGGCGGCCGCCCTCCGGGCGCGAACTCCCTTCGGCTTTCTCCTTCTCGCCTGCGCCGCCTTCCTCCTCAGCCGATCGGCGCGCCTTTCCCCGCTCTTCCTCGCCCGGAGCCTCCTGTCTGCAGGCATGTGGATCGGGGTGTTTGCGGTTTTTTCCGCATGGGGCGCCTGGGGGCAGGGCATCTCTGCGGCGGTAGCGGCCGCTTCGGCCGTGGGGTTTCGCCTCCTCTTCGTCTTTTGGTTGACCCTTCTCTACACGCTCACGACTTCGGCCACGGAGCAAGTGGCGGCTTTTGTCCGCCTCTTGCACCCGTTGAAGCGGCTCGGCGTGCCCGTGGATGCCGTGGCCTTCGCCCTCTCGCTCGTGCTCACGCTTTTTCCCTTTTTCCTCGAGGAAGGGGAACGCCTCCGCCTCGCGCTGGAGGCGCGCGGCCTCACCTTCGGGAAACGTCCCGTCGAACGGCTGCGTCGACTGGGACTCTTTTTCTCCGCCTGGTTTCGCCACGTCTTTCTGCGCGCCGAAGAAACCGCCGTCGCCCTCGCGCTGCGCGGGTTTTCGGGGGAAGTGCCCGTACCGATGTGGGAGGAGAAGGGCGAGACGCACGT
- a CDS encoding module of ECF transporter, with protein sequence MKPLVELEDVWFRYRGGRWVLKGVSLRLFPGDEVALIGANGSGKTTLARLLAGLYLPERGTVRLLGQPLADLKEGERARLRRRVAYVFPNPELQIVGPTVEEDVAYSLTRRGFSPAEMRARTEAVLSRFRLSSLRKTPPARLSGGERMRLVLAAAAVGAPVLYILDEATSFLDPPSRKELVEFVRREVASGAAAVWVTHDADLARSVRQVLVLREGQVAPASRKALEERGLPHGRASLPRIARSEADFSRVPTRPRIEFRDVEFAFAAGTPFVRRVFSRLSLRLWPGEVVAVLGPSGAGKSTFARLAAGLLKPSGGELLWDGVSHPRGFPEELRRKIAYVPQFPEDLFLTSAVLDEVAIGLRERGVPPDEAERRAKEHLLAWGIGEELWDRSPRHLSTGERRRTVLAAIFAGEPEVVFLDEPTIGLDASGRALLLDLLSAYALPASSRLLVFVTHDREVAFRLATRVLFLGRKGDEGTEILFDGPPDALRLFLQGQPGWCGGGTGDLVRNLAPVRRGER encoded by the coding sequence GTGAAGCCCCTCGTGGAACTCGAGGACGTCTGGTTTCGCTACCGTGGGGGCCGTTGGGTCCTCAAGGGAGTTTCCCTACGCCTCTTTCCCGGCGACGAGGTCGCCTTGATCGGGGCAAACGGTTCCGGCAAGACGACGCTCGCCCGACTCCTCGCCGGACTGTACCTGCCCGAGCGCGGCACGGTGCGCCTTCTGGGACAGCCCCTCGCCGACCTGAAAGAAGGGGAGCGGGCTCGCCTGCGCCGTCGGGTCGCCTACGTCTTTCCCAACCCCGAACTTCAGATCGTCGGGCCCACGGTAGAGGAAGACGTCGCCTACTCTCTCACCAGACGCGGGTTTTCTCCTGCGGAGATGCGCGCCCGCACGGAGGCGGTGCTCTCCCGCTTCCGCCTCTCCTCCCTCCGCAAGACGCCTCCTGCCCGCCTGTCCGGGGGAGAGCGCATGCGCCTCGTCCTCGCCGCGGCGGCCGTCGGCGCCCCGGTCCTCTACATCCTCGACGAGGCGACGTCCTTTCTCGACCCGCCATCCCGCAAAGAACTCGTGGAGTTCGTCCGTCGAGAAGTGGCTTCCGGGGCCGCGGCCGTGTGGGTGACGCACGACGCCGACCTCGCCCGTAGCGTCCGGCAGGTACTCGTTCTCCGGGAGGGGCAGGTCGCACCGGCATCGCGGAAGGCACTCGAGGAGCGCGGACTTCCGCACGGGAGAGCCTCGCTTCCGCGTATCGCCCGATCGGAGGCCGATTTTTCCAGGGTTCCCACACGTCCGCGGATCGAGTTTCGCGACGTCGAATTCGCCTTCGCCGCGGGGACGCCCTTTGTCCGCCGCGTCTTTTCCCGGCTCAGCCTGCGCCTTTGGCCGGGAGAAGTCGTGGCCGTGCTCGGGCCCTCGGGGGCGGGGAAGAGCACCTTCGCCCGCCTCGCGGCAGGGCTTCTAAAGCCTTCGGGAGGAGAACTTCTCTGGGACGGCGTTTCCCACCCGCGGGGGTTCCCCGAGGAGCTGCGGCGCAAGATCGCCTACGTCCCGCAGTTTCCCGAAGACCTCTTTCTCACGTCCGCGGTCCTGGACGAAGTGGCGATCGGGCTCAGGGAGCGGGGAGTTCCCCCGGACGAAGCCGAAAGGCGCGCCAAGGAGCACCTGCTCGCCTGGGGCATCGGCGAAGAGCTCTGGGACCGCTCGCCCCGGCATCTGAGTACCGGAGAACGGCGGCGCACGGTCCTCGCGGCGATCTTTGCCGGGGAGCCGGAGGTCGTCTTTCTCGACGAGCCGACCATCGGCCTCGACGCTTCCGGTCGCGCGCTCCTTCTCGATCTTTTGTCGGCGTACGCCCTCCCCGCTTCCTCGCGCCTCCTCGTCTTCGTGACCCACGACCGGGAAGTTGCCTTTCGCCTCGCGACGCGTGTCCTCTTTCTCGGGCGTAAAGGCGACGAAGGGACGGAGATCCTCTTCGACGGTCCTCCGGATGCCCTTCGCCTCTTTCTCCAAGGCCAACCGGGATGGTGCGGAGGTGGGACGGGGGATCTCGTTCGGAACCTCGCCCCCGTTCGCCGAGGTGAACGATGA
- a CDS encoding Substrate-specific component BioY of biotin ECF transporter yields the protein MNPRTIAFVATYTAVAVASVYLARLLPGLPVAGVHVPISFMPFLAAFAGVFLGARNGALAMGLYLLLGLLGFPVFAGGSGGFAYVLAPTFGYILGYVLAALTSGWIYEALGQTGDRSGRGGTRGTSRDRAASFAYFLALEAALLPLYGTGIVYMWGILNFVTGKPASLWAIAAGMGVFFVKDVLQNAVLGLAFLPLRDAYRRAAFSPTQEIWTTDDRRDGEKA from the coding sequence GTGAACCCCAGGACGATTGCCTTCGTGGCGACCTACACCGCCGTCGCCGTAGCTTCCGTGTACCTCGCTCGCCTGCTTCCGGGGCTTCCCGTGGCGGGGGTACACGTACCCATCAGCTTCATGCCTTTTCTCGCCGCTTTCGCCGGCGTCTTCCTCGGGGCGCGGAACGGCGCCTTGGCGATGGGTCTCTACCTCTTGTTGGGGCTTCTCGGTTTTCCCGTCTTTGCCGGGGGTTCCGGGGGATTCGCCTACGTCCTCGCCCCCACGTTCGGCTACATTCTCGGCTACGTCCTCGCCGCCCTTACGTCCGGTTGGATCTACGAAGCGCTTGGGCAAACGGGAGACAGGTCTGGCCGAGGAGGTACCCGCGGGACCTCGCGGGATCGCGCCGCCTCCTTCGCCTACTTTCTCGCCCTGGAGGCAGCCCTCCTACCCCTCTACGGTACGGGCATTGTCTACATGTGGGGGATCTTGAATTTCGTAACCGGCAAACCCGCAAGCCTTTGGGCGATAGCGGCGGGGATGGGGGTCTTCTTCGTCAAAGACGTCTTGCAAAACGCCGTGCTCGGGCTCGCCTTCCTCCCGCTCCGCGACGCCTACCGCCGTGCGGCGTTCTCGCCGACGCAGGAGATCTGGACGACGGACGACCGAAGGGACGGAGAGAAGGCGTGA
- a CDS encoding Biotin synthase has translation MDWVDKAQRILAGEPLTPEEGMRILAVERWAELLPILAGAHLLRRAAFGEEVEFATLINAKSGLCPEDCAYCSQSSRSRAVVPRYPLLAEEEIVRGAKQAVALGARVYCVVTSGRAPTPGELERLAEAVRRIKTRFPALKVYGSFGLLEREGAQLLRESGLDGYNHNLNTSRRMYSRIATTHTYDDRLKTLRVVREAGLRVISGAIFGMGEEASDILALAEDLARAEVDEIPVNFLIPIPGTPLDHRTPLSPLRALAVLAFLRYRFPRTPLRVAGGRELSLRSLQPLALLLATSIFVGDYLTTKGQPPREDVRLLRDLGWPVPAPVWPEEGATRAPS, from the coding sequence TTGGATTGGGTGGATAAAGCGCAACGCATTCTCGCAGGTGAGCCGCTCACTCCCGAAGAAGGGATGCGCATCCTTGCCGTGGAACGTTGGGCGGAACTTCTTCCCATCCTCGCGGGTGCCCACCTTCTTCGTCGGGCCGCGTTTGGGGAAGAGGTGGAGTTTGCGACGCTCATCAACGCGAAGAGCGGTCTCTGCCCCGAAGACTGCGCCTATTGCTCGCAGTCCTCGCGCTCCCGGGCGGTGGTGCCGCGCTACCCCCTTCTCGCCGAAGAGGAAATCGTCCGCGGCGCAAAGCAAGCAGTAGCCCTCGGGGCAAGGGTGTACTGCGTCGTAACGAGCGGACGAGCCCCTACACCGGGCGAGCTCGAGCGTCTGGCCGAAGCCGTGCGCCGGATCAAAACGAGGTTTCCCGCGCTCAAGGTGTACGGGAGCTTTGGGCTGCTCGAGCGGGAGGGCGCCCAGCTCTTGCGGGAGAGCGGCCTGGACGGCTACAACCACAACCTGAACACCTCGCGGCGCATGTATTCCCGTATCGCCACCACGCACACCTACGACGATCGCCTGAAGACGCTTCGGGTCGTTCGCGAAGCAGGGCTTCGCGTGATTTCCGGGGCGATTTTCGGCATGGGGGAGGAAGCTTCGGACATCCTCGCGCTCGCCGAAGACCTTGCGCGCGCCGAAGTGGACGAAATCCCCGTGAACTTCCTCATCCCGATCCCCGGGACTCCGCTCGACCATCGTACCCCGCTTTCTCCCCTGCGCGCCCTCGCCGTGCTCGCCTTCCTGCGCTACCGCTTTCCCCGAACGCCGCTCCGCGTGGCGGGAGGAAGGGAACTTTCCCTACGCTCCCTTCAGCCCCTCGCTCTCCTCCTGGCCACGAGCATCTTCGTCGGCGACTACCTGACGACCAAGGGACAACCTCCCCGGGAAGATGTCCGCCTCCTCCGCGACCTCGGTTGGCCCGTTCCCGCTCCGGTCTGGCCCGAAGAAGGGGCCACGCGCGCCCCTTCGTGA